In Nitrospirota bacterium, one genomic interval encodes:
- a CDS encoding glyoxalase produces the protein MSRAIFHLAFPVTNLAEAKRFYVEGLGCSLGRESRSAVILDLQGHQIVAQLTTQPLVPQQGIYPRHFGLVFTAEADWQAIADRAKARGLTFYQEPRRRFPGARIEHATFFLEDPFHNLLEFKWYRHESAIFGERDSTEVGDLTEPR, from the coding sequence ATGAGCCGAGCGATCTTCCATCTCGCCTTTCCGGTCACGAACCTTGCGGAAGCCAAACGCTTCTATGTCGAGGGGCTCGGTTGTTCGTTGGGGCGTGAGTCCCGCAGCGCCGTGATCCTCGACTTGCAGGGCCACCAGATCGTGGCGCAGCTCACCACCCAGCCGCTGGTTCCCCAACAAGGCATTTACCCGCGCCATTTCGGCCTGGTCTTCACCGCCGAAGCGGACTGGCAGGCCATCGCCGATCGGGCCAAGGCCCGGGGTCTGACGTTCTACCAGGAACCACGCCGTCGCTTCCCCGGCGCGAGGATCGAGCACGCGACCTTCTTTCTCGAAGACCCCTTCCACAATCTGCTGGAATTCAAGTGGTACCGACACGAGTCGGCCATCTTCGGCGAGCGGGATTCCACGGAGGTCGGCGACCTCACAGAACCCCGCTAG
- the mfd gene encoding transcription-repair coupling factor, whose amino-acid sequence MPTAGHIASHWETVLKPILDALERIAGRPCLTGLQGSTPALALTLLAQASEEASWLIVAATDDGAERFHEDLRFFFALLGRSPEPLTLFPEWETLPYEATPPHVELIGRRMRTLRRLTDQAPTLLVTSVPALLQRLLPPEVFRSACLPLRPGDTVEREALTSRLLRLGYRRASVVEIPGEFSIRGGIVDIFSTAFPDPLRVEFLGDTVESIRCFDTATQKSTAKMNQAWLLPARELIHADGQPEALEALPPDAEWRGPHVYPHMASLLDYFHGQPLVVLDQPKSLSEKAALFHQEIAEAYGRHGGQNGPHPYPPPDRLYLRWDELRQRMEPWPALATEPLAAPDGSWEPALPFPAQSPASVGLAQRGTPFSETLALLDRLRTQGMVLIVARSRGQVDRLLALFAEHDLPAVPWKPQFWSQGALKKQPFYLLQGDLSSGFVSAEGRCAIITEEELFAKGLRHRPAPKSKTATFLSSLEDLSVGDYVVHVQHGIGRYQGLKRLSVQDFESDYLILEFAGGDTLYVPLDRLNQVQRYRGAEGQGPRMDRLGGTSWAKTTAKIKKDIEEMAHELVDLYANREVVHRREYGGDSTLTHEFEAAFEFEETQDQLRAIEDIKRDLEAPKPMDRLVCGDVGYGKTEVAMRAAFKAVEHNKQVAVLVPTTLLAQQHYENFSQRFAPFPAKVAMLSRFQSPKEIKAALKEVAAGTVDVVIGTHRLLQKDVQFRDLGLVIIDEEQWFGVRHKERLKQMRTQVDVLTLTATPIPRTLQMAMSGVRDLSVIETPPMGRLSIKSQVLRFNDATIREAIVRELGRGGQAFFVHNRVQTMEKIGAWLQQLVPEARIVMAHGQMDERLLEAVMLKFIKRDADVLIASAIIQSGLDVPNANTILVNRADTFGLAQLYQLRGRVGRAGHQAYAYFFVPDEGTLSGDAQKRLVAIQEFTELGAGFRIAAADLEIRGAGNLLGKQQSGHIAAVGLDLYLQMVEQAVQRLKGTVVEEEFDPTLHLHVSAFIPDEYVADAHQRLSLYKRLSSTAQVGDLALLHGEVQDRYGPLPDPVERLFEVMQIRLQAKALRLASVEVKTAAAVLTFDPKAPLPEAGIRRLMDRYQRRFRLLSPQAFELQLPAGDWLTQFPELNRALQTLTVCDT is encoded by the coding sequence ATGCCCACTGCCGGCCACATCGCGTCCCATTGGGAGACCGTCCTCAAGCCGATCCTGGATGCGCTTGAACGCATCGCGGGCCGGCCCTGCCTGACCGGTCTGCAGGGTTCGACGCCGGCCCTGGCCCTCACCCTGCTCGCGCAAGCCAGCGAGGAGGCGTCCTGGCTGATCGTCGCCGCCACGGACGACGGAGCCGAGCGGTTCCACGAGGACCTCCGTTTCTTTTTCGCCCTGCTCGGTCGGTCCCCCGAGCCGCTGACTCTCTTTCCCGAATGGGAAACGTTGCCCTACGAGGCCACGCCGCCGCACGTGGAGTTGATCGGGCGCCGGATGCGGACCCTCCGCCGCCTGACGGACCAAGCCCCGACGCTGCTCGTCACTTCCGTGCCGGCGCTCCTGCAACGCCTGCTCCCGCCGGAGGTCTTCCGCTCGGCCTGCCTGCCGCTGAGGCCCGGGGACACCGTCGAGCGCGAGGCGCTGACCTCGCGCCTGCTGCGGCTCGGCTATCGCCGGGCCTCGGTCGTGGAAATCCCCGGCGAGTTCAGCATCCGCGGCGGCATCGTGGATATTTTTTCCACCGCCTTTCCCGACCCGCTGCGCGTCGAGTTCCTGGGAGACACGGTGGAGTCCATCCGCTGCTTCGACACGGCCACGCAAAAATCCACGGCCAAGATGAACCAGGCCTGGCTGCTTCCGGCGCGTGAATTGATCCATGCCGACGGGCAGCCCGAGGCCCTGGAGGCCCTGCCGCCCGACGCGGAGTGGCGCGGCCCGCACGTCTACCCACACATGGCCTCGCTGCTGGATTATTTTCACGGCCAGCCGCTGGTGGTCCTGGATCAGCCGAAGAGCCTGAGCGAGAAAGCCGCGCTGTTCCACCAGGAGATCGCGGAGGCCTACGGCCGCCATGGAGGCCAGAACGGCCCGCATCCCTACCCGCCCCCGGACCGGCTCTACCTCCGGTGGGACGAACTCCGGCAACGGATGGAGCCCTGGCCCGCCCTCGCCACGGAACCGCTGGCAGCCCCCGACGGGTCCTGGGAGCCGGCCCTGCCCTTTCCCGCCCAGTCTCCGGCCAGCGTGGGGCTGGCCCAGCGCGGCACGCCCTTCTCCGAGACCCTGGCCCTGCTGGATCGCCTCCGGACCCAGGGGATGGTGCTGATTGTTGCGCGCAGCCGCGGCCAGGTGGATCGTCTGCTGGCGCTCTTCGCGGAGCACGACCTGCCCGCCGTGCCCTGGAAGCCGCAATTTTGGTCCCAGGGCGCGCTGAAGAAGCAGCCCTTCTATCTGCTGCAGGGCGATCTGTCGAGCGGTTTCGTCTCTGCCGAAGGCCGCTGCGCGATCATCACCGAAGAGGAATTGTTCGCCAAGGGCCTGCGCCACCGGCCGGCGCCCAAGAGCAAGACCGCCACCTTCCTGTCCTCGCTGGAGGACCTGAGCGTCGGCGACTACGTCGTGCACGTGCAGCACGGCATCGGCCGGTATCAGGGTCTCAAGCGGTTGTCCGTGCAGGACTTCGAGAGTGATTATCTGATCCTGGAGTTCGCCGGCGGCGATACGCTCTACGTCCCGCTGGACCGGCTCAACCAAGTCCAGCGGTATCGTGGGGCGGAGGGCCAGGGGCCCCGCATGGACCGATTGGGCGGCACCAGCTGGGCGAAGACCACGGCCAAGATCAAGAAGGACATCGAGGAGATGGCCCACGAGCTGGTGGATCTCTATGCCAACCGCGAGGTGGTCCACCGCCGCGAGTACGGCGGCGACAGCACCCTGACCCACGAGTTCGAGGCGGCCTTCGAGTTCGAGGAGACGCAGGACCAGCTCCGCGCCATCGAGGACATCAAGCGCGACCTGGAAGCGCCCAAGCCCATGGACCGGCTGGTCTGCGGGGACGTGGGCTACGGCAAGACGGAAGTCGCCATGCGCGCGGCCTTCAAGGCGGTGGAGCACAATAAGCAGGTCGCCGTGCTCGTCCCCACAACCCTCCTGGCCCAGCAACATTACGAAAACTTCTCGCAACGCTTCGCGCCGTTTCCGGCGAAAGTCGCCATGCTCTCCCGGTTCCAGAGCCCCAAGGAGATCAAGGCGGCGCTGAAGGAGGTGGCGGCCGGCACCGTGGACGTCGTGATCGGCACGCACCGGCTGCTCCAGAAGGACGTGCAGTTCCGGGACCTGGGGCTGGTCATCATCGACGAGGAACAGTGGTTCGGGGTCCGCCACAAAGAGCGGCTCAAACAGATGCGGACGCAGGTGGACGTGCTGACCCTGACCGCCACGCCGATTCCCCGGACCCTGCAAATGGCCATGTCCGGCGTCCGCGACTTGTCGGTCATCGAAACGCCGCCGATGGGCCGCCTCTCGATCAAAAGCCAGGTTCTGCGCTTCAACGACGCGACGATCCGGGAAGCGATCGTCCGGGAGCTGGGCCGGGGCGGCCAGGCCTTCTTCGTCCACAACCGGGTCCAGACCATGGAGAAGATCGGCGCCTGGCTGCAACAACTGGTGCCGGAGGCGCGGATCGTCATGGCCCACGGGCAGATGGATGAACGGTTGCTGGAAGCGGTCATGCTGAAGTTCATCAAGCGGGACGCGGACGTGCTCATCGCCTCGGCCATCATCCAGTCGGGCCTGGACGTGCCCAATGCGAACACGATCCTCGTGAACCGGGCGGACACCTTCGGGCTCGCGCAGCTCTACCAATTGCGGGGCCGGGTGGGCCGGGCCGGCCACCAGGCCTACGCCTACTTCTTCGTGCCCGACGAAGGGACCCTGAGCGGCGATGCGCAGAAGCGCCTCGTGGCGATCCAGGAGTTCACGGAACTCGGCGCGGGGTTCCGCATCGCGGCGGCCGATCTGGAAATCCGCGGCGCCGGCAACCTGCTCGGCAAGCAGCAATCGGGGCACATCGCCGCCGTGGGACTGGACCTGTACCTGCAAATGGTCGAGCAGGCCGTGCAGCGCCTGAAGGGCACGGTGGTCGAGGAGGAGTTCGATCCGACCCTGCACCTGCACGTCTCGGCCTTCATTCCGGACGAGTACGTGGCGGACGCCCACCAGCGCCTCTCGCTGTACAAACGGCTGTCGTCCACGGCGCAAGTGGGCGACCTCGCCCTGCTCCACGGGGAAGTGCAGGACCGGTACGGACCGCTGCCCGACCCGGTCGAGCGCCTGTTCGAAGTCATGCAGATCCGCCTGCAGGCCAAGGCCCTGCGCCTGGCCTCGGTGGAGGTGAAGACGGCGGCGGCGGTGCTGACCTTCGACCCGAAGGCCCCGCTGCCGGAGGCCGGCATCCGGCGGCTGATGGACCGGTATCAACGGCGGTTCCGGCTGCTCTCCCCCCAGGCCTTCGAGCTGCAACTGCCGGCGGGAGACTGGCTCACGCAATTCCCCGAACTGAACAGAGCCTTGCAAACCCTGACCGTCTGTGATACCTAG
- a CDS encoding YihA family ribosome biogenesis GTP-binding protein, whose protein sequence is MKILSAEFLRSCVGPDDFPKDQTPEIAFVGRSNVGKSSLINSLLNRKKLVKVSRTPGKTRAVNFFHVATADPRLKSFYLVDLPGYGYAKASKSVIAEWGPMIEHYLTARPELRAVFLLLDARGTEDHDVSTYAWLCDHVQRPVLVLTKSDKLSRSERGASLAAVREAFRLSEADRCVPYSSVTHEGRDELWQAIRAAASPAHSALSLQPSAHKLKADR, encoded by the coding sequence ATGAAGATCCTGTCCGCGGAATTCCTGCGCAGCTGCGTCGGACCCGATGATTTTCCCAAGGACCAAACGCCCGAGATTGCCTTCGTCGGCCGGTCGAATGTGGGGAAGTCGTCCCTGATCAACTCCTTGCTCAACCGTAAAAAGCTGGTGAAGGTGAGCCGGACGCCGGGGAAAACCCGCGCCGTGAACTTTTTCCACGTGGCCACGGCCGACCCCCGGCTGAAGAGTTTTTACCTGGTGGACCTGCCGGGCTACGGCTACGCGAAAGCCTCCAAATCGGTGATCGCGGAGTGGGGGCCGATGATCGAGCACTACCTCACGGCCCGGCCGGAACTCCGCGCCGTGTTTTTGCTCCTGGATGCGCGGGGCACCGAGGACCACGACGTCTCCACCTATGCCTGGCTCTGCGACCACGTGCAACGGCCGGTGCTGGTGCTGACGAAAAGCGACAAACTGTCGCGCAGCGAGCGTGGCGCCAGCCTGGCGGCCGTCCGTGAAGCCTTCCGGCTGTCGGAGGCGGATCGGTGCGTCCCCTATTCCTCGGTCACGCACGAAGGGCGGGACGAACTCTGGCAGGCGATCCGCGCGGCGGCCAGTCCCGCGCATTCAGCTCTCAGCCTTCAACCGTCAGCTCATAAGCTGAAAGCTGATCGCTGA
- a CDS encoding monofunctional biosynthetic peptidoglycan transglycosylase, with translation MSKSNLRRRLTRLLLRLLLLAALALGGIAGWWWLTFPDIAALAKGNPTTTALLEARAAAQREDRPVTPRWTWVPLSRISPHLQKAVIVSEDASFFQHEGFDWGGIQEATVRNIKSGKLARGGSTITQQLAKNLYLSSEKNLLRKVHEALIARSLERHLSKKRILEIYLNVAEWGQGVYGAEAAAQHHFGKPAAQLTEEEAALLAAILPSPLRHDPLKMTSYLAYRQAQILRWMH, from the coding sequence ATGAGTAAGTCAAATCTGCGCCGCCGGCTCACGCGACTTCTGCTTCGATTGCTGTTGCTCGCGGCGCTGGCGCTGGGCGGGATCGCAGGCTGGTGGTGGCTCACCTTTCCCGACATCGCCGCTCTGGCCAAGGGCAATCCGACCACCACCGCGCTGCTCGAGGCCCGCGCCGCCGCGCAGCGGGAGGACCGGCCCGTCACGCCCCGCTGGACCTGGGTGCCCCTGTCCCGCATCTCGCCCCATTTGCAGAAAGCGGTGATCGTGTCCGAAGATGCCTCGTTCTTCCAGCACGAAGGGTTCGACTGGGGCGGCATCCAGGAGGCGACCGTCCGCAACATCAAGTCGGGGAAACTCGCTCGCGGCGGCAGCACCATTACCCAGCAACTGGCCAAGAACCTCTACCTCTCGTCCGAGAAGAACCTCTTGCGCAAAGTCCACGAGGCCCTGATCGCCCGCTCGCTGGAACGGCACCTGAGCAAGAAACGAATCTTGGAAATCTATTTGAATGTCGCCGAATGGGGACAGGGCGTCTATGGCGCGGAGGCCGCGGCGCAGCACCACTTCGGCAAGCCGGCGGCGCAACTGACCGAAGAGGAAGCGGCCCTGTTGGCGGCGATCCTGCCCTCGCCCCTGCGCCACGACCCGCTGAAGATGACCTCCTACCTCGCCTATCGCCAGGCCCAAATTCTCAGATGGATGCATTGA
- the rfaE2 gene encoding D-glycero-beta-D-manno-heptose 1-phosphate adenylyltransferase yields MREKIKSRGEVAAELATRRARRERIVFTNGCFDLMHVGHVRYLEAARALGDLLVVGVNSDESVRVLQKGPDRPIVPQDQRAEVLAALACVDYVVLFGEPDPGRLIAELQPDVLVKGGDWTPEQIVGRETVEARGGTVRTIPLVPGASTTSLINKIREGVKREK; encoded by the coding sequence ATGCGGGAGAAGATCAAGAGTCGCGGCGAGGTGGCGGCGGAACTGGCGACCCGGCGGGCACGACGCGAGCGGATCGTGTTCACCAACGGCTGCTTCGACTTAATGCACGTGGGCCACGTCCGGTACCTGGAAGCGGCGCGGGCGCTGGGCGACTTACTGGTGGTCGGCGTGAACAGCGACGAGTCCGTCCGGGTCCTGCAGAAAGGTCCGGACCGTCCCATCGTGCCGCAAGACCAGCGGGCCGAGGTTCTCGCGGCCCTGGCTTGCGTCGACTACGTCGTCCTGTTCGGCGAGCCGGACCCGGGCCGCCTCATCGCCGAGCTCCAGCCCGACGTCCTCGTGAAAGGCGGCGACTGGACCCCGGAGCAGATCGTCGGCCGCGAGACCGTGGAGGCCCGGGGCGGGACGGTCCGGACGATTCCCCTGGTTCCCGGCGCGTCCACCACCAGCCTCATCAACAAAATCCGTGAGGGCGTGAAGCGTGAAAAGTGA
- a CDS encoding D-tyrosyl-tRNA(Tyr) deacylase, with amino-acid sequence MKAVIQRVLCATVLVDGATVGAIGPGLLVLLGVAKGDGEDEVRYMVEKLSTLRIFSDQAGKMNLAVSEAGGSLLVVSQFTLLGDTAKGRRPGFDQAAPPELARALYEQVVNGLKLLGLHVATGRFGAHMAVELVNDGPVTLIVDSGKGRSSESG; translated from the coding sequence ATGAAGGCCGTCATCCAACGCGTGTTGTGCGCGACGGTGCTTGTGGATGGCGCGACGGTCGGGGCGATCGGCCCTGGGCTGCTCGTGCTGCTCGGCGTGGCCAAGGGAGACGGGGAGGACGAGGTCCGCTACATGGTCGAGAAACTCTCGACGCTCCGCATCTTCAGCGACCAGGCGGGCAAGATGAACCTGGCGGTGAGCGAGGCCGGCGGCTCGTTGTTGGTCGTCTCGCAGTTCACGTTGCTGGGCGACACGGCCAAGGGCCGCCGTCCCGGCTTCGATCAGGCCGCGCCGCCGGAGCTGGCCCGGGCCCTCTACGAGCAAGTGGTCAACGGGCTCAAGCTCCTGGGCCTCCACGTCGCCACCGGCCGTTTCGGCGCCCACATGGCGGTTGAGCTCGTCAACGACGGCCCGGTGACATTGATCGTGGACAGTGGCAAGGGCCGCTCGTCCGAGTCGGGCTAG
- the murJ gene encoding murein biosynthesis integral membrane protein MurJ yields MRWWRKCPARPCRPPISCPCPPRSCPPHSILCSILWCPDSDRPDGSSARATPENVRANTIAYNRGFIVRIILSSSGHREADGAALVCVWTGRLAAQSSYGAKSSSGRGRLHGPGLHTWRRGGRVFVGGAQLSGFAQPVRLESAAMPDPTGSQAASVPAQDENHTVVRAAGMIGVATLSSRILGFIRDMVLARLFGATPAADAFFVAYRIPNLLRELFAEGSMSSAFIPVFTEYHAKREQRDAWELASAVFTTLLTILTGITLLGILASPAIVWLLAPGFHQDPARLAMTTLLTQIMFPYLLFISLAALAMGVLNSLRAFAAPAFSPVLFNVCTIAAALFLSPLLSEPILGVAVGVVVGGAAQFVMQLPGLKRRGFLFGWRFEPGHPGVKRIGALLVPSLLGMSVTQINITVSTVLASFFAGAPTYLFYGMRLIQFPLGIFGVALATAILPTLSQQAARGSLTELRDTLGFGLRMILFIILPAMAGLILLRVPIVHLFFEHGTFTAADTDATATALLCYAVGLWAFAGVRIVVTAFYSMQDTRTPALAAVAGVVGNLVLSLLLMGPLQHAGLALATALASMLNGAILVTVLNKRLGGIDWASVGRSAGRSLVALAPVVLASAWVAGASVWTHEGNWIAKTVMLLVGVGLSMTGYFGAHALMRSPELDVVWNIVKRRIGVKR; encoded by the coding sequence ATGAGGTGGTGGAGAAAGTGCCCGGCTCGGCCGTGCCGGCCGCCCATATCGTGCCCATGTCCGCCGCGATCGTGCCCGCCACATTCCATCTTATGTTCCATCTTATGGTGCCCGGACTCGGACCGGCCTGACGGCTCATCCGCCCGGGCGACTCCGGAGAACGTCAGGGCCAACACCATCGCGTACAACAGAGGTTTCATCGTCCGCATCATCCTGTCCTCCTCCGGCCATCGCGAGGCCGATGGCGCTGCTCTTGTTTGTGTGTGGACCGGTCGCCTTGCCGCGCAGTCTTCTTATGGAGCCAAGTCGTCATCGGGGCGGGGAAGGTTACACGGGCCGGGGCTCCACACATGGAGACGAGGGGGGCGCGTCTTTGTCGGGGGCGCGCAACTCAGTGGATTCGCTCAGCCGGTTCGGTTAGAATCCGCCGCAATGCCCGATCCGACCGGCTCTCAAGCAGCATCGGTTCCCGCCCAGGATGAAAACCATACGGTGGTCCGAGCCGCCGGGATGATCGGCGTCGCCACCCTGTCCAGCCGCATCCTCGGCTTCATCCGCGACATGGTTCTGGCCCGCCTGTTCGGCGCGACGCCGGCGGCCGACGCCTTTTTCGTCGCTTACCGGATTCCGAACCTGCTGCGCGAACTCTTTGCCGAAGGCTCCATGTCCTCCGCCTTCATCCCGGTCTTCACCGAATACCACGCCAAACGGGAGCAGCGCGACGCCTGGGAGCTGGCCAGCGCGGTCTTCACGACGCTGCTGACGATCCTGACCGGCATCACGCTGCTCGGCATCCTGGCCTCGCCCGCGATCGTGTGGCTGCTGGCGCCGGGGTTCCACCAGGACCCGGCCCGTCTGGCCATGACCACGCTGCTCACCCAAATCATGTTTCCCTACCTCCTGTTCATCAGCCTGGCGGCCCTGGCCATGGGCGTGCTGAACTCGCTGCGCGCCTTTGCGGCGCCGGCCTTTTCCCCGGTGCTGTTCAACGTCTGCACGATCGCCGCGGCCCTGTTCCTCTCGCCGCTGCTGAGTGAGCCGATTTTGGGCGTGGCCGTCGGGGTGGTGGTCGGGGGCGCCGCGCAGTTCGTGATGCAGCTTCCGGGGCTCAAGCGGCGCGGGTTTCTGTTCGGCTGGCGGTTCGAACCGGGCCATCCCGGCGTCAAACGGATCGGCGCGCTGCTGGTGCCGTCGCTCCTGGGCATGTCGGTGACGCAAATCAACATCACGGTCAGCACGGTCTTGGCCTCGTTCTTCGCCGGGGCGCCGACCTATTTGTTTTACGGGATGCGGCTGATCCAGTTTCCGCTGGGCATCTTCGGCGTGGCCCTGGCCACGGCCATCCTGCCGACCCTCTCCCAGCAGGCGGCCCGGGGCTCGCTCACGGAGCTGCGCGACACCCTGGGCTTCGGCTTGCGCATGATCCTGTTCATCATTCTGCCGGCGATGGCGGGGCTGATCCTGTTGCGGGTACCGATCGTCCACCTGTTTTTCGAGCACGGGACCTTCACCGCGGCGGACACGGATGCGACGGCGACGGCGCTCTTGTGTTATGCCGTGGGCCTGTGGGCCTTCGCCGGGGTGCGGATCGTCGTGACGGCCTTCTATTCGATGCAGGATACGAGGACGCCGGCCCTGGCGGCCGTGGCGGGGGTCGTCGGGAACCTGGTCCTCTCGCTGCTGCTGATGGGACCGCTGCAACATGCTGGGCTGGCCCTGGCTACGGCCCTGGCCTCCATGCTGAACGGGGCCATCCTGGTGACGGTCTTGAACAAGCGGCTGGGCGGGATCGACTGGGCCTCCGTGGGCCGCTCGGCTGGACGCAGCCTGGTCGCACTGGCGCCGGTGGTACTGGCTTCCGCCTGGGTGGCCGGGGCCTCGGTCTGGACCCATGAGGGTAATTGGATCGCCAAGACGGTGATGCTGCTGGTGGGCGTCGGCTTGAGCATGACCGGCTACTTCGGCGCCCATGCGCTGATGCGCTCGCCGGAGCTGGATGTCGTCTGGAATATCGTGAAACGACGGATAGGCGTGAAGCGTTGA
- a CDS encoding periplasmic heavy metal sensor, protein MMRTMKPLLYAMVLALTFSGVARADEPSGRSESGHHKMEHKMECGGHDRGGHGHDMGGRHGRAGHFLHHLIKHQKELGLTDEQASKVKQLSLDFDRTKIRTEANILVAERELTSLVHEENADMAAIEAKVKESETFEIGLRVAAIKAKREAWSLLTPEQREKVKAEREKRMRHHQEG, encoded by the coding sequence ATGATGCGGACGATGAAACCTCTGTTGTACGCGATGGTGTTGGCCCTGACGTTCTCCGGAGTCGCCCGGGCGGATGAGCCGTCAGGCCGGTCCGAGTCCGGGCACCATAAGATGGAACATAAGATGGAATGTGGCGGGCACGATCGCGGCGGACATGGGCACGATATGGGCGGCCGGCACGGCCGAGCCGGGCACTTTCTCCACCACCTCATCAAGCATCAGAAGGAACTCGGGTTGACGGACGAGCAAGCGTCCAAAGTGAAGCAACTGAGCCTGGACTTCGACCGGACCAAGATCCGAACCGAAGCCAACATTCTCGTGGCCGAGCGGGAGCTCACTTCCCTGGTGCACGAGGAGAACGCCGACATGGCCGCCATCGAGGCCAAGGTCAAGGAGAGCGAGACGTTCGAGATCGGGCTCCGCGTGGCGGCCATCAAGGCCAAGCGGGAAGCCTGGTCCCTGCTGACGCCGGAACAGCGTGAGAAGGTCAAGGCGGAGCGCGAGAAGCGGATGCGCCATCATCAGGAAGGATAG
- a CDS encoding MGMT family protein, which yields MGVAVSPLGVARIVLPQVSRAKAERDLLSVNSAPLREHEALALLAQAQAQLVEFLAGKRRTLDLPPDLSLGTPFQRKVWRAALRIPYGRVRSYKWIAVRVGGGRYARAVGLALGANPVPILVPCHRVVAQDGSLGGFSCGLPAKRKLLTLEGTLKQLKS from the coding sequence ATGGGTGTCGCTGTCTCTCCGCTTGGAGTGGCGAGAATCGTCCTGCCGCAGGTGTCGCGCGCGAAGGCGGAGCGAGACCTGCTGTCGGTGAACTCGGCGCCCCTCCGAGAGCATGAGGCCCTGGCCCTGTTGGCTCAGGCGCAGGCACAGCTGGTGGAATTTCTCGCGGGGAAGAGGCGGACGTTGGACTTGCCGCCGGACCTCTCGCTTGGAACCCCCTTCCAACGCAAAGTCTGGCGGGCGGCGCTCCGCATTCCCTATGGCCGGGTCCGTTCCTACAAGTGGATCGCCGTCCGGGTCGGGGGCGGTCGCTATGCGCGGGCGGTGGGCCTGGCGCTGGGCGCGAATCCCGTGCCGATCCTGGTGCCCTGCCATCGCGTCGTGGCGCAGGACGGGTCGCTGGGCGGGTTCTCCTGCGGCCTGCCGGCCAAGCGGAAGCTCCTGACGCTGGAAGGCACGCTGAAACAACTCAAGAGCTGA